GACGTCGCGGCGGCTGAACGTGTAGGGCACGAGGTCGGAGGTCGCGTCTTTCGCGGCGAAACCGTGGACTTCAAACATGGGGCACACCCTCTTGGTGACTGGAACGACAGGGAACCCTGGAACAATAATCCTTCAACAATAGAATGGTCCAACGGGATTTCTGGGATGTACCGTTGAGGTAATCTGCACAATCATGCAGCCCGATAACCTTTCCCACCTCGCGGCCTTCGCCGCCGTCGCCCGCCACGCCAGCTTCCGCAAGGCGGGCGCGGAGTTGGCCCTGTCCACGTCGGCGATCAGCTACGCCATTCGCGGCCTGGAAGAGCGGCTCGGCGTGGTCCTGTTCCATCGGACCACGCGCAGCGTTTCCCTGACGGAGGCCGGACGGCGCCTGTTCGAGCGCCTGCAGCCGGCCCTGCGCGATGTGAGCGACGCCCTCGGCGAAATGAACGATTTCCGGGCCAAGCCGGCGGGCAACCTCAGGATCAACATGCCGCGCACCGCCGCCCAGCTGCTGCTGCCGCCGTTGTTGTCGGTCTTCCTGAGGCGCTACCCCGACATCCACTTCGAGGCGGTCGACAACGACGGTCTGATCGACATCGTGGCCGACGGCTACGACGCGGGCATCCGCCTGCACGAGGTGGTGCCCGAGGACATGGTGGCCGTGCCCTTCGGGCCGCCGCAGCGCATGGCCTGCGTGGCCACGCCTGCCTACTTGGCCGAACGGGGCGTCCCGCGGCATCCCTACGAACTGGCCACCCACGACTGCATCCGCTACCGCTTCCCCAGCGGGCGCATCTACAAGTGGGAGTTCGAACAGGGCGAGACCCGGCTGGAGATCGACGTGCGCGGTCGCTGCACGTTCGGCGACCTCGGCTATTGCGCCGACGCCGCGGCATCCGGCGTCGGCATCGCCATGGTGCTCGAGGACCAGGTCATCGATCACCTGCGCGACGGGCGCCTCGCGCGGCTGCTGGACGACTGGTGCCCGCCCTATCCCGGTTACATGCTGTACTACCCGCGCCAGCGACGCGTCACCTCGGCGCTGAGGGCGTTCATCGATCTTCTGCGTGAGCTGGGGCCCGGGCTGGGTCGCCTTTCATGAACCCGATTCAACGTCACGTGTAGCGAACTCGGCGCCGAAACGCCGTATCCTTAGGCATGTCGCGGTGCAACATCGCATCGCCCGCTCCCATTTCCCGAGATCCCACGATGTCCTCGTCCCCTGTGTCCCAACGGGTGGCCCCGCCCGTTCGCGCGCCCCATGTCGGCCTGGTGATCCTCGCCCTGGCCGTGGGCGGTTTCGCCATCGGCACCACCGAGTTCGCCTCGATGAGCATGCTGCCGCTGTTCGCCGAAGGCCTCGGCATCGACGCGCCGACGGCCGGCCATGCGATCAGCGCGTACGCGCTGGGTGTGGTGGTCGGTGCCCCGGTGATCACGGTGATCGGCGCGCGCCTGCCGCGCCGCCGACTGCTGCTGTTGCTGATGGCGATGTTCACGGTGTTCAACGGCCTGACCGGCTTGTCACCCACGTATCACTGGATGCTGCTGTTCCGTTTTCTCGCCGGGTTGCCGCATGGCGCCTACTTCGGCGTGGCGGCACTGGTAGCCAGCTCGCTCGTGCCGCCCAACCGGCGTACGCGCGCGGTGGGCCAGATGTTCCTCGGCCTCACCGTCGCCACCATCGCCGGCGTGCCGCTGGCGAGCTGGCTGGGCCAGGCCGTGGGCTGGCGTTGGAGCTTCGCGCTGGTGGCGGTGCTGGGCCTGATGACGATGAGCGCGGTCTTCGCGTTCGCACCGAATCCGCCGGCCGATTCGCAAGCGAGCCCGCTGCGCGAACTCGGTGCGCTGAAGCGTCCACAGGTGTGGATCACCCTCGGCATCGGCGCCATCGGTTTCGGCGGCATGTTCGCGGTGTACACCTATCTGGCCGATATCCTGCTGCGCGTGACGCACATGCCACTCGGCGCGGTGCCCTGGATCATGGGCGTATTCGGCGTGGGCCTCACCCTCGGCAACATGATCGTACCGGTCTTCGCCGATCGCGCCTTGATGCGCACGGCCGGCGCGTTGCTGGTCTGGGCGCTCGTCATGCTCGCCGTCTTTCCCTTCGCTGCGGGCAACGTATGGACGCTCGGCACGATGGTGTTCCTCATCGGCATCAGTGGCGCGCTCGCCACCGTGTTGCAGACGCGGCTGATGGACGTCGCCGGCGACGCGCAGGCGTTGGCTGCGGCGCTCAACCATTCGGCATTCAACACGGCGAACGCGCTGGGTCCCTTCCTCGGCGGCCTCGCGATCGCCAATGGCTACGGCTGGACGTCGCCGGCCTGGGTCGGTAGCGGCCTGGCCGTGTGCGGTTTGCTGTTGTGGAGCGTGTCGGTGGCGATGGATCGCCGGGGTGCGGAAGCCGCCACGGCGGAAACCTGCTGATCACGGTGCCCGCTCGATACTCCGCGCTTGCGTCACTTTCCTATGCAGAAAGACCCGAAGATCGCGCCCAGCAGATCGTCCGAGGAGTAGGTTCCCGTAAGCTCACCGAGCGCCTGCTGTGCCTGACGCAGTTCTTCGGCGGCCAGTTCGCCCGCGCGGGTATCGTGAAGCGCGGCGGCCGTTCGGCGGAGATGATCGTGAACCCGTTCCAGAGCCGCCACGTGGCGGCGACGGGCACTGAAGGCGCCTTCACCGGCACCGGCGGTAGCGAGTTCCTTCAACACGGTTCGTAGCGTGTCGAGGCCTTCGCCGGTGTGAGCCGACAGCCACAAGGTGTCACCTTCGTGGCGCGCGGCGATGCGGCCGATGTCGATCTTGTTGACGACGGTGATGCGTGCCGCGTGTTCGGGGGTGCCGTCGAAGAAGGCGCGGTCGGCATCCGCGTGTTCGGCATCGGTCACGAGCAGCGCGACGTCGCAACGCTCGAGTTGCGCGCGCGCGCGGCGGATGCCCTCGCGTTCCACCATGTCGTCCGAGTCGCGAAGGCCCGCCGTGTCGGCCAGTTCCAGGGCAACGCCGTCGATGTGGATGGCTTCACGCAACACATCGCGCGTGGTACCCGCGACGTCGGTGACGATCGCGCGCTCCTGGCCTGCCAACGCGTTGAGCAGGCTCGACTTGCCCGCGTTCGGGCGGCCGACGATGGCGACGGCGATGCCGTCGTTGAGGCGAACGCCGCGACGGGTTTCGATCAGCAGTTCGTCGAGATGCGCGCGAAGTGCGGCAAGGTTGTCGGCAACGACTGGGTCGGCGAGGAAATCGATCTCCTCCTCGGGAAAATCGATGGCCGCCTCGATGTGCACGCGCAGCCCGATGAGTTCGGCGAGCAACTCGTCCACGCGCGCGGAGAACACCCCTTCCATCGAACGCAACGCCGCGCGCGCACCGGCACGCGACGTAGCCGCGACGAGATCGGCCACGGCCTCGGCCTGGGCGAGATCGAGCTTGCCGTTGAGGAACGCGCGTTCGGTGAATTCGCCCGGCCTCGCGAGGCGCGCGCCGAGTTCGATGCAACGGCGGAGCAGGGCGTCGAGCAGGACGGCGCTGCCGTGGCCTTGCAGTTCCACCACGTGTTCGCCGGTGTACGACGCCGGGGCCGGGAATGAGAGCAACAGGCCGCGATCGATCAACTCGCCATCGACGTCGCGGAACGCCGCGAAATGCGCATGCCGTGGCACGGGTTCGCGGCCGAGCAGGGTGGCGGCGATCGTCGGCGCGAGGGGACCGGAAACGCGAACGGCACCGACGCCCGCCGCGCCGGCGCCGGTGGCGATGGCCGCGATGGTGTCGGTGCCGTTTGTCATGCGTTTAGGCCGTGCGCGCCTTTTCGTGCGCGCGATCGACGCTGCGGTTGATCCACCACTGCTGGAGCAGGCTGGCGCCGCCGTTGACCGTCCAGTACAGCACCAGACCCGCCGGGAAGAAGGCGAAGAAGACGCCGAAGATCAACGGCATCACCTTCATCATCTTGGCCTGGGTGGGATCCATGCCCGCGGTGGACATCATCCGCTGCGTGAGCAGGGTGACGATGAAGTACAGCACCGGCAGCACGTAGAACGGATCGGGCGCCGAGAGATCGTGGATCCATCCGAAGAACGGCGCATGGCGCAGCTCAATGGATTCGGACAGCACGCGAAGCAGGCCGATGAAGATCGGGAAGGTGATCAGGATGGGCAGGCAGCCCGCCATCGGGTTGATCTTTTCCTTCTTGTACAGCTCCATCATCGCCTGCTGCATCTTCATGCGATCGTCGCCGTAACGCTCCTTGAGCGCCTGCACGCGCGGCTGCAGCTTGCGCATGCGCGCACCGGAACGGAACTGCGCGTCGGTGAGCTTGAAGAGGGCGGTCTTGATGATCAGCACGAGCAGGATGATCGCCACGCCCCAGTTGCCGCTGATCGCGTGGAGCTGCGAGAGCAGCCAGTGCAGCGGGGTGGCGATGATGGTCAGCCAGCCGTAGTTGGCGGTGAGGTCGAGACCCGGGGCGATGGCATCGAGCGTGCCCTGCAGCTTCGGACCGATGTACAGGCGAGCCGGGCTGTCCGCGCTCTGGCCCGGCTGTACCTGGATCGCGGGACCGAAGGCGCGCACGAGGTAACGCGGCGAGGCCGAATTCGGATC
This window of the Luteibacter aegosomatis genome carries:
- a CDS encoding MFS transporter, whose product is MSSSPVSQRVAPPVRAPHVGLVILALAVGGFAIGTTEFASMSMLPLFAEGLGIDAPTAGHAISAYALGVVVGAPVITVIGARLPRRRLLLLLMAMFTVFNGLTGLSPTYHWMLLFRFLAGLPHGAYFGVAALVASSLVPPNRRTRAVGQMFLGLTVATIAGVPLASWLGQAVGWRWSFALVAVLGLMTMSAVFAFAPNPPADSQASPLRELGALKRPQVWITLGIGAIGFGGMFAVYTYLADILLRVTHMPLGAVPWIMGVFGVGLTLGNMIVPVFADRALMRTAGALLVWALVMLAVFPFAAGNVWTLGTMVFLIGISGALATVLQTRLMDVAGDAQALAAALNHSAFNTANALGPFLGGLAIANGYGWTSPAWVGSGLAVCGLLLWSVSVAMDRRGAEAATAETC
- the mnmE gene encoding tRNA uridine-5-carboxymethylaminomethyl(34) synthesis GTPase MnmE, with translation MTNGTDTIAAIATGAGAAGVGAVRVSGPLAPTIAATLLGREPVPRHAHFAAFRDVDGELIDRGLLLSFPAPASYTGEHVVELQGHGSAVLLDALLRRCIELGARLARPGEFTERAFLNGKLDLAQAEAVADLVAATSRAGARAALRSMEGVFSARVDELLAELIGLRVHIEAAIDFPEEEIDFLADPVVADNLAALRAHLDELLIETRRGVRLNDGIAVAIVGRPNAGKSSLLNALAGQERAIVTDVAGTTRDVLREAIHIDGVALELADTAGLRDSDDMVEREGIRRARAQLERCDVALLVTDAEHADADRAFFDGTPEHAARITVVNKIDIGRIAARHEGDTLWLSAHTGEGLDTLRTVLKELATAGAGEGAFSARRRHVAALERVHDHLRRTAAALHDTRAGELAAEELRQAQQALGELTGTYSSDDLLGAIFGSFCIGK
- a CDS encoding LysR family transcriptional regulator; amino-acid sequence: MQPDNLSHLAAFAAVARHASFRKAGAELALSTSAISYAIRGLEERLGVVLFHRTTRSVSLTEAGRRLFERLQPALRDVSDALGEMNDFRAKPAGNLRINMPRTAAQLLLPPLLSVFLRRYPDIHFEAVDNDGLIDIVADGYDAGIRLHEVVPEDMVAVPFGPPQRMACVATPAYLAERGVPRHPYELATHDCIRYRFPSGRIYKWEFEQGETRLEIDVRGRCTFGDLGYCADAAASGVGIAMVLEDQVIDHLRDGRLARLLDDWCPPYPGYMLYYPRQRRVTSALRAFIDLLRELGPGLGRLS